Proteins encoded in a region of the Macaca mulatta isolate MMU2019108-1 chromosome X, T2T-MMU8v2.0, whole genome shotgun sequence genome:
- the EDA2R gene encoding tumor necrosis factor receptor superfamily member 27 isoform X1 translates to MLLPTMDCQENEYWDQWGRCVTCQRCGPGQELSKDCGYGEGGDAYCTACPPRRYKSSWGHHRCQSCITCAVINRVQKVNCTATSNAVCGDCLPRFYRKTRIGGLQEQECIPCTKQTPTSEVQCAFQLSLVEADAPTVPPQEAALVALVSSLLVVFTLAFLGLFFLYCKQFFNRHCQRGAGGSLKFQADKTAEEESLFPMAPSKETSPEPQMSESIFQTQPLNPILEDDCSSTSGFPTQDSFTTASCASESHSHWVHNPIECTELDLQKFSSSASYTGAETLRGNTTESTGDRLELNVTFEVPSP, encoded by the exons CCTTCCCACCATGGATTGCCAAGAAAATGAGTACTGGGACCAATGGGGACGGTGTGTCACCTGCCAACGGTGTGGTCCTGGACAGGAGCTATCCAAG GATTGTGGTTATGGAGAGGGTGGAGATGCCTACTGCACAGCCTGCCCTCCTCGCAGGTACAAAAGCAGTTGGGGCCACCACAGATGTCAGAGTTGCATCACCTGTGCTGTCATCAATCGTGTTCAGAAGGTCAACTGCACAGCTACCTCTAATGCTGTCTGTGGGGACTGTCTGCCCAG GTTCTACCGAAAGACACGCATTGGAGGCCTGCAGGAGCAAGAGTGCATCCCGTGCACGAAGCAGACTCCCACTTCTGAAGTTCAAT GTGCCTTCCAGTTGAGCTTAGTGGAGGCAGATGCACCCACAGTGCCCCCTCAGGAGGCCGCACTTGTTGCACTGGTGAGCAGCCTGCTAGTGGTGTTTACCCTGGCCTTCCTGGGGCTCTTCTTCCTCTACTGCAAGCAGTTCTTCAACAGACATTGCCAGCGTG GTGCAGGAGGTTCGCTGAAGTTTCAGGCTGATAAAACAGCAGAGGAGGAATCTCTCTTCCCCATGGCACCCAGCAAGGAGACCAGTCCTGAGCCCCAAATGAGTGAGAGCATCTTTCAGACCCAGCCACTTAACCCTATCCTCGAGGACGACTGCAGCTCGACTAGTGGCTTCCCCACACAGGATTCCTTTACCACGGCCTCCTGCGCCTCAGAGAGCCACTCCCACTGGGTCCACAACCCCATCGAATGCACAGAGCTGGACCTGCAAAAGTTTTCCAGCTCTGCCTCCTATACTGGAGCTGAGACCTTGAGGGGAAACACAACCGAAAGCACTGGAGACAGACTGGAGCTCAATGTGACCTTTGAAGTTCCCAGCCCTTAA
- the EDA2R gene encoding tumor necrosis factor receptor superfamily member 27 isoform X2, whose amino-acid sequence MLLPTMDCQENEYWDQWGRCVTCQRCGPGQELSKDCGYGEGGDAYCTACPPRRYKSSWGHHRCQSCITCAVINRVQKVNCTATSNAVCGDCLPRFYRKTRIGGLQEQECIPCTKQTPTSEVQCAFQLSLVEADAPTVPPQEAALVALVSSLLVVFTLAFLGLFFLYCKQFFNRHCQRGGSLKFQADKTAEEESLFPMAPSKETSPEPQMSESIFQTQPLNPILEDDCSSTSGFPTQDSFTTASCASESHSHWVHNPIECTELDLQKFSSSASYTGAETLRGNTTESTGDRLELNVTFEVPSP is encoded by the exons CCTTCCCACCATGGATTGCCAAGAAAATGAGTACTGGGACCAATGGGGACGGTGTGTCACCTGCCAACGGTGTGGTCCTGGACAGGAGCTATCCAAG GATTGTGGTTATGGAGAGGGTGGAGATGCCTACTGCACAGCCTGCCCTCCTCGCAGGTACAAAAGCAGTTGGGGCCACCACAGATGTCAGAGTTGCATCACCTGTGCTGTCATCAATCGTGTTCAGAAGGTCAACTGCACAGCTACCTCTAATGCTGTCTGTGGGGACTGTCTGCCCAG GTTCTACCGAAAGACACGCATTGGAGGCCTGCAGGAGCAAGAGTGCATCCCGTGCACGAAGCAGACTCCCACTTCTGAAGTTCAAT GTGCCTTCCAGTTGAGCTTAGTGGAGGCAGATGCACCCACAGTGCCCCCTCAGGAGGCCGCACTTGTTGCACTGGTGAGCAGCCTGCTAGTGGTGTTTACCCTGGCCTTCCTGGGGCTCTTCTTCCTCTACTGCAAGCAGTTCTTCAACAGACATTGCCAGCGTG GAGGTTCGCTGAAGTTTCAGGCTGATAAAACAGCAGAGGAGGAATCTCTCTTCCCCATGGCACCCAGCAAGGAGACCAGTCCTGAGCCCCAAATGAGTGAGAGCATCTTTCAGACCCAGCCACTTAACCCTATCCTCGAGGACGACTGCAGCTCGACTAGTGGCTTCCCCACACAGGATTCCTTTACCACGGCCTCCTGCGCCTCAGAGAGCCACTCCCACTGGGTCCACAACCCCATCGAATGCACAGAGCTGGACCTGCAAAAGTTTTCCAGCTCTGCCTCCTATACTGGAGCTGAGACCTTGAGGGGAAACACAACCGAAAGCACTGGAGACAGACTGGAGCTCAATGTGACCTTTGAAGTTCCCAGCCCTTAA
- the EDA2R gene encoding tumor necrosis factor receptor superfamily member 27 isoform X3: MDCQENEYWDQWGRCVTCQRCGPGQELSKDCGYGEGGDAYCTACPPRRYKSSWGHHRCQSCITCAVINRVQKVNCTATSNAVCGDCLPRFYRKTRIGGLQEQECIPCTKQTPTSEVQCAFQLSLVEADAPTVPPQEAALVALVSSLLVVFTLAFLGLFFLYCKQFFNRHCQRGAGGSLKFQADKTAEEESLFPMAPSKETSPEPQMSESIFQTQPLNPILEDDCSSTSGFPTQDSFTTASCASESHSHWVHNPIECTELDLQKFSSSASYTGAETLRGNTTESTGDRLELNVTFEVPSP; this comes from the exons ATGGATTGCCAAGAAAATGAGTACTGGGACCAATGGGGACGGTGTGTCACCTGCCAACGGTGTGGTCCTGGACAGGAGCTATCCAAG GATTGTGGTTATGGAGAGGGTGGAGATGCCTACTGCACAGCCTGCCCTCCTCGCAGGTACAAAAGCAGTTGGGGCCACCACAGATGTCAGAGTTGCATCACCTGTGCTGTCATCAATCGTGTTCAGAAGGTCAACTGCACAGCTACCTCTAATGCTGTCTGTGGGGACTGTCTGCCCAG GTTCTACCGAAAGACACGCATTGGAGGCCTGCAGGAGCAAGAGTGCATCCCGTGCACGAAGCAGACTCCCACTTCTGAAGTTCAAT GTGCCTTCCAGTTGAGCTTAGTGGAGGCAGATGCACCCACAGTGCCCCCTCAGGAGGCCGCACTTGTTGCACTGGTGAGCAGCCTGCTAGTGGTGTTTACCCTGGCCTTCCTGGGGCTCTTCTTCCTCTACTGCAAGCAGTTCTTCAACAGACATTGCCAGCGTG GTGCAGGAGGTTCGCTGAAGTTTCAGGCTGATAAAACAGCAGAGGAGGAATCTCTCTTCCCCATGGCACCCAGCAAGGAGACCAGTCCTGAGCCCCAAATGAGTGAGAGCATCTTTCAGACCCAGCCACTTAACCCTATCCTCGAGGACGACTGCAGCTCGACTAGTGGCTTCCCCACACAGGATTCCTTTACCACGGCCTCCTGCGCCTCAGAGAGCCACTCCCACTGGGTCCACAACCCCATCGAATGCACAGAGCTGGACCTGCAAAAGTTTTCCAGCTCTGCCTCCTATACTGGAGCTGAGACCTTGAGGGGAAACACAACCGAAAGCACTGGAGACAGACTGGAGCTCAATGTGACCTTTGAAGTTCCCAGCCCTTAA
- the EDA2R gene encoding tumor necrosis factor receptor superfamily member 27 isoform X4, whose translation MDCQENEYWDQWGRCVTCQRCGPGQELSKDCGYGEGGDAYCTACPPRRYKSSWGHHRCQSCITCAVINRVQKVNCTATSNAVCGDCLPRFYRKTRIGGLQEQECIPCTKQTPTSEVQCAFQLSLVEADAPTVPPQEAALVALVSSLLVVFTLAFLGLFFLYCKQFFNRHCQRGGSLKFQADKTAEEESLFPMAPSKETSPEPQMSESIFQTQPLNPILEDDCSSTSGFPTQDSFTTASCASESHSHWVHNPIECTELDLQKFSSSASYTGAETLRGNTTESTGDRLELNVTFEVPSP comes from the exons ATGGATTGCCAAGAAAATGAGTACTGGGACCAATGGGGACGGTGTGTCACCTGCCAACGGTGTGGTCCTGGACAGGAGCTATCCAAG GATTGTGGTTATGGAGAGGGTGGAGATGCCTACTGCACAGCCTGCCCTCCTCGCAGGTACAAAAGCAGTTGGGGCCACCACAGATGTCAGAGTTGCATCACCTGTGCTGTCATCAATCGTGTTCAGAAGGTCAACTGCACAGCTACCTCTAATGCTGTCTGTGGGGACTGTCTGCCCAG GTTCTACCGAAAGACACGCATTGGAGGCCTGCAGGAGCAAGAGTGCATCCCGTGCACGAAGCAGACTCCCACTTCTGAAGTTCAAT GTGCCTTCCAGTTGAGCTTAGTGGAGGCAGATGCACCCACAGTGCCCCCTCAGGAGGCCGCACTTGTTGCACTGGTGAGCAGCCTGCTAGTGGTGTTTACCCTGGCCTTCCTGGGGCTCTTCTTCCTCTACTGCAAGCAGTTCTTCAACAGACATTGCCAGCGTG GAGGTTCGCTGAAGTTTCAGGCTGATAAAACAGCAGAGGAGGAATCTCTCTTCCCCATGGCACCCAGCAAGGAGACCAGTCCTGAGCCCCAAATGAGTGAGAGCATCTTTCAGACCCAGCCACTTAACCCTATCCTCGAGGACGACTGCAGCTCGACTAGTGGCTTCCCCACACAGGATTCCTTTACCACGGCCTCCTGCGCCTCAGAGAGCCACTCCCACTGGGTCCACAACCCCATCGAATGCACAGAGCTGGACCTGCAAAAGTTTTCCAGCTCTGCCTCCTATACTGGAGCTGAGACCTTGAGGGGAAACACAACCGAAAGCACTGGAGACAGACTGGAGCTCAATGTGACCTTTGAAGTTCCCAGCCCTTAA